A single region of the Sphingobium sp. EP60837 genome encodes:
- a CDS encoding TIGR01244 family sulfur transferase yields MFRQLTPTLYVSPQISVDQVQEAKALGVTVIINNRPDDEEPGQTNGAQIEAAAEAAGIAYAAVPVAHGGFAPWQLDGMAAALAQAGEGKVLAYCRSGTRSTLLWALTRARAGDHPAALSEKAEAAGYDLTPVRQIMDALSAG; encoded by the coding sequence ATGTTCCGCCAGCTCACCCCCACCCTTTATGTCTCCCCCCAGATCAGCGTCGATCAGGTGCAGGAAGCCAAGGCGCTGGGCGTGACCGTCATCATCAACAACCGACCTGATGACGAAGAGCCCGGCCAGACTAACGGCGCCCAGATCGAGGCCGCTGCTGAGGCGGCAGGCATCGCCTACGCCGCCGTGCCGGTCGCCCATGGCGGCTTTGCCCCTTGGCAGCTCGACGGCATGGCCGCCGCATTGGCGCAGGCGGGGGAGGGGAAGGTCCTCGCCTATTGCCGCTCCGGCACGCGCAGCACCCTGCTATGGGCGCTCACCCGCGCCCGCGCAGGCGATCATCCCGCCGCCCTGTCTGAAAAGGCGGAGGCAGCGGGCTATGACCTTACCCCCGTTCGGCAGATCATGGACGCGCTCTCCGCAGGCTGA
- a CDS encoding DUF2442 domain-containing protein, with protein MAEISDAAIDAALERGMLARELEPRAAAAHYDATSERVVVDLTNGCTFAFPPRLGQGLENATADQIAAVEVSPSGYGLHWAELDTDLSIPGLMAGLFGTRAHMARLAGRGRSPAKAAAARANGAKGGRPRKQAGI; from the coding sequence ATGGCTGAAATCAGCGACGCTGCCATCGATGCGGCCTTGGAGCGCGGTATGCTCGCCCGTGAGTTGGAGCCGCGCGCAGCTGCGGCGCATTATGACGCCACCTCCGAACGCGTGGTCGTGGACCTTACCAACGGCTGCACCTTCGCTTTTCCACCGCGGCTGGGGCAGGGGCTGGAAAATGCCACCGCCGATCAGATTGCTGCAGTGGAAGTCAGCCCGTCCGGTTACGGGCTGCATTGGGCGGAACTGGATACCGATCTTTCCATCCCGGGTCTGATGGCTGGCCTGTTCGGCACGCGTGCGCATATGGCCCGCCTTGCCGGGCGCGGACGTTCCCCGGCAAAGGCTGCGGCTGCGCGAGCAAATGGTGCGAAAGGCGGCAGACCCCGCAAGCAGGCAGGCATATGA
- a CDS encoding EamA family transporter gives MISITLGATVAKKLFVVIGPAGTTALRLMLAAILLSVGFRIWRVRFTRDLLHAALPYGLSLGAMNLLFYMAIDRIPLGIALAFEFTGPLAVATFASRRPRDFGWIALAVAGLALLLPLRIGGSTLDPVGIALALAAGVFWGSYIVMGRRAGDALGTEAPAFGMIVAAVLAMPFGIAGGGATLFAPHVLGLALIVALLSSAIPYSLEMFALRRLPTRTFGVLTSGEPAVGAVVGALLLHEKLPLAKWLGIAGIVAASIGTTITSRTQAGKEAEERKLLPEN, from the coding sequence ATGATTTCGATAACTCTTGGGGCAACCGTTGCAAAGAAGCTCTTCGTCGTCATCGGGCCTGCTGGCACCACGGCGTTGCGTCTCATGCTGGCCGCCATTCTGTTGTCGGTCGGTTTCCGGATCTGGCGCGTGCGGTTCACCCGGGACCTGCTGCATGCCGCGCTCCCCTACGGCCTATCCTTGGGCGCGATGAACCTACTCTTCTACATGGCGATCGATCGTATCCCGCTCGGCATTGCGCTGGCTTTTGAGTTCACCGGGCCACTGGCGGTCGCGACCTTTGCCTCGCGTCGCCCACGCGACTTCGGGTGGATCGCGTTGGCAGTGGCCGGTCTGGCGCTGCTGCTGCCGCTACGCATCGGCGGAAGCACGCTCGATCCTGTCGGGATCGCGCTCGCACTTGCAGCCGGGGTCTTCTGGGGAAGCTACATCGTCATGGGCCGTCGCGCGGGCGATGCCTTGGGTACTGAAGCACCCGCCTTTGGCATGATTGTGGCGGCGGTGCTGGCAATGCCGTTCGGCATTGCTGGAGGCGGAGCCACGTTGTTCGCGCCCCACGTACTTGGCCTGGCGCTGATCGTAGCCCTGCTGTCGAGTGCGATCCCCTACTCTCTGGAAATGTTCGCTTTGCGCCGACTGCCAACCCGCACCTTCGGCGTGCTGACCAGCGGCGAACCGGCGGTCGGGGCGGTGGTGGGTGCACTGCTACTGCACGAGAAGCTGCCACTGGCGAAGTGGCTCGGTATCGCTGGCATTGTTGCCGCCTCGATAGGCACCACTATCACGTCAAGGACGCAGGCGGGCAAGGAGGCCGAGGAGCGAAAGCTCCTTCCGGAAAACTGA
- a CDS encoding PhzF family phenazine biosynthesis protein — protein MTSLPFTQVDAFTDTPFTGNPAAVMPLGRWLDDATLQAIAQENNLSETAFTVPTPDDPDADYALRWFTPAVEVKLCGHATLASGHVLMGGRTAIRFRTRHAGVLTVTRDRDGYALSLPAWDVEPRPLPDLAAGLGGTPLESHWREGGYSLFLFPNAAAVRALTPDFAALKALGDIMLIATAPGEDSDIISRVFVPGGGVDEDPVTGSAHCLLTPFWASRLDKTKLSAVQASRRGGRLGCRLEGDRVILTGACRTVIEGQFLL, from the coding sequence ATGACCAGTCTCCCCTTCACCCAGGTTGACGCCTTCACCGACACACCCTTCACCGGCAATCCCGCTGCCGTGATGCCGCTCGGCCGCTGGCTCGATGACGCCACGCTCCAGGCGATCGCACAGGAAAACAACCTGTCGGAAACAGCCTTCACCGTACCCACGCCTGATGATCCGGACGCGGACTATGCGCTGCGTTGGTTCACCCCGGCTGTGGAGGTGAAGCTCTGCGGCCACGCCACACTGGCGAGCGGCCACGTGCTGATGGGAGGACGCACCGCCATCCGCTTCCGGACCCGTCATGCGGGCGTCCTTACTGTCACACGCGACCGCGACGGCTATGCCCTCTCGCTGCCCGCCTGGGACGTGGAGCCGCGCCCGTTGCCCGACCTTGCGGCAGGGCTAGGCGGCACACCCCTTGAATCGCATTGGCGCGAGGGCGGCTACAGTCTTTTCCTCTTCCCCAACGCCGCGGCCGTGCGCGCGCTCACGCCCGACTTCGCCGCACTCAAGGCGCTCGGTGACATCATGCTGATCGCCACCGCGCCGGGGGAGGACAGCGACATCATCAGCCGCGTCTTCGTTCCGGGCGGCGGAGTGGATGAAGATCCCGTCACCGGCTCGGCCCATTGCCTGCTCACGCCCTTCTGGGCGAGCCGCCTTGATAAGACAAAGCTCAGCGCGGTTCAGGCGTCCCGGCGCGGCGGCCGCTTGGGTTGCCGTCTCGAAGGCGACCGGGTGATCCTCACCGGCGCCTGCCGCACGGTGATAGAGGGGCAGTTCCTGCTCTAG
- a CDS encoding glycine zipper 2TM domain-containing protein: MLSKFIISVSIASAAMAGVTVTPALAQSSYRYSERYEGDDGSYYRSESYESEDRGYDRGYRDYDRRPVEYREYREEHYRDAPRPYRARAYSDRCTSGTTGAVVGGVLGGLLGREIGRGGRWNRPSTTGLILGAGAGALAGREVERGDCR, encoded by the coding sequence ATGTTGAGCAAATTCATCATCTCCGTTTCGATCGCCAGCGCTGCGATGGCGGGCGTCACCGTCACGCCCGCCCTGGCGCAGAGCAGCTATCGCTATAGCGAGCGCTATGAGGGCGATGACGGCAGCTATTATCGCAGCGAAAGCTATGAAAGCGAGGATCGCGGTTATGACCGGGGTTATCGCGATTATGATCGGCGGCCGGTGGAATATCGCGAATATCGCGAGGAACATTATCGCGATGCGCCCCGCCCCTATCGCGCACGGGCCTATAGCGATCGCTGCACGTCGGGCACGACCGGCGCGGTGGTCGGCGGCGTGCTGGGCGGGCTGTTGGGCCGGGAGATCGGACGCGGCGGGCGTTGGAACCGGCCAAGCACGACCGGGCTGATCCTAGGCGCGGGCGCGGGTGCGCTGGCGGGCCGTGAGGTCGAGCGCGGGGATTGCCGCTGA
- a CDS encoding Lrp/AsnC family transcriptional regulator, with protein sequence MVDVFDLRILTTLQEDARISMPELSERVGLSAPACYRRVRALRDQGSIEREIALVAPGTMGWPVTMVVLVMLERDRGRIIDEIVARLQRAPEVTDAWYVTGDHDLVLHVAAKDMASYDAFTNRVLHADENVRSFTTLVVMRQAKTMAPLPPAGSIKVP encoded by the coding sequence ATGGTAGACGTATTTGACCTCCGCATTCTGACGACGTTGCAGGAAGACGCTCGCATTTCGATGCCGGAGCTGTCGGAGCGCGTGGGGCTTTCCGCGCCCGCATGCTACCGCCGCGTAAGAGCGCTCCGCGATCAGGGTTCGATCGAGAGGGAGATCGCGCTTGTCGCGCCCGGGACTATGGGCTGGCCGGTGACAATGGTCGTCCTCGTAATGCTGGAGCGGGATCGCGGACGGATCATCGATGAGATCGTCGCTCGCTTGCAGCGCGCGCCGGAGGTGACGGATGCGTGGTACGTCACCGGCGACCACGACCTAGTGCTGCATGTCGCAGCGAAGGATATGGCGAGCTACGATGCATTCACCAACCGCGTTCTTCATGCGGACGAGAATGTCCGGAGCTTCACGACGTTGGTCGTCATGCGCCAAGCTAAAACAATGGCGCCGCTGCCGCCAGCTGGCAGCATCAAGGTGCCCTGA
- the recQ gene encoding DNA helicase RecQ, protein MRSDVPALLHDVFGFPAFRGVQQQVVSRIMAGQPTLAIMPTGAGKSLCYQLPAVALEGCCVVISPLIALMHDQLRAAQAVGIRAASLTSVDSDWRETQDRLRNGDLDLLYVAPERASGEGFRSLLRATKLALFAIDEAHCVSEWGHDFRPDYRLLRPLLDEFPDVPRLALTATADHHTREDILVQLGIPHDGMIIAGFDRPNIRYAVHPRDGLPRQLSDLIAAREGPGIVYAPTRAATERLAETLTRTGRPTRAYHAGLDPAVRAANQAAFISSEDMVMVATIAFGMGIDKPDVRFVAHAALPKSIEGYYQESGRAGRDGEPAEAHLFWGADDFARARQRIGELDPSRQQGERTRITALGGLVETGSCRRAILLRHFGEDPPASCGNCDNCLNPPASIDATETARKFLSAVYRTGQSFGVGHIEQVLTGAVTDRIRERGHDKISVYGIVRGEEISLLRPVSRALIVKDALQTNEHGGLELGLNARPILRGEEDVSLVLPPRKQRRRRNARNGSAENPVGDPLFDALRACRRELAQEQGVPPYVIFHDSTLREMAEQRPASLAELGHISGIGQRKLDAYGDAFLAAIRPYL, encoded by the coding sequence ATGCGCTCCGACGTCCCGGCCCTCCTCCATGACGTCTTCGGCTTCCCGGCATTCCGGGGCGTCCAGCAGCAGGTCGTCAGCCGCATCATGGCGGGGCAGCCGACCCTCGCCATCATGCCGACAGGCGCGGGCAAATCGCTCTGCTACCAACTCCCTGCCGTTGCGCTGGAAGGCTGCTGCGTCGTCATTTCGCCGCTCATCGCCCTGATGCACGACCAGCTCCGCGCGGCACAAGCTGTCGGCATCCGCGCCGCCAGCCTCACCAGCGTGGATAGCGACTGGCGCGAGACGCAGGATCGGCTGCGCAACGGCGATCTCGACCTCCTCTATGTCGCCCCCGAACGCGCCAGCGGCGAAGGCTTCCGCAGCCTGCTGCGCGCCACCAAACTTGCCCTTTTCGCGATAGACGAAGCCCATTGCGTGTCCGAATGGGGCCATGATTTCCGCCCCGACTACCGCCTGCTTCGACCTCTGCTGGACGAGTTTCCCGACGTCCCCCGCCTCGCGCTTACCGCCACCGCGGATCATCACACGCGCGAGGACATTCTCGTCCAGCTCGGGATCCCGCATGATGGCATGATCATCGCGGGCTTCGACCGACCCAATATCCGCTACGCCGTCCACCCCCGCGACGGCCTGCCGCGCCAGCTCTCCGACCTGATCGCCGCGCGCGAAGGCCCGGGCATCGTCTATGCGCCCACCCGCGCCGCCACCGAGAGGCTGGCCGAAACCCTCACGCGCACCGGCCGCCCCACGCGCGCCTATCATGCCGGGCTCGACCCTGCCGTCCGCGCCGCAAACCAGGCCGCCTTCATCTCCAGCGAGGATATGGTGATGGTCGCCACCATCGCCTTCGGCATGGGCATCGACAAGCCCGACGTCCGCTTTGTCGCCCACGCCGCACTCCCCAAATCGATCGAGGGCTATTATCAGGAATCCGGCCGCGCAGGCCGCGACGGCGAACCCGCCGAAGCCCATCTCTTCTGGGGCGCCGACGATTTCGCCCGCGCCCGCCAGCGCATCGGCGAACTCGACCCCAGCCGCCAGCAGGGCGAGCGCACCCGCATCACCGCGCTTGGCGGCCTCGTCGAAACGGGTAGCTGCCGCCGCGCCATCCTGCTCCGCCATTTCGGCGAAGATCCGCCAGCCAGCTGCGGCAATTGCGACAATTGCCTCAATCCGCCCGCCAGCATCGACGCGACCGAAACCGCGCGAAAATTCCTCTCCGCCGTATATCGCACCGGCCAAAGCTTCGGCGTCGGTCATATCGAGCAGGTGTTGACCGGCGCGGTCACCGACCGCATCCGCGAGCGGGGCCATGACAAAATCTCCGTGTACGGCATCGTTCGCGGAGAGGAGATCAGTCTGCTCCGCCCCGTCTCCAGGGCGCTCATCGTAAAAGATGCTTTGCAAACTAACGAACATGGCGGCCTGGAACTCGGCCTCAACGCCCGTCCGATCCTGCGCGGTGAGGAAGATGTCAGCCTGGTCTTGCCCCCGCGCAAGCAACGGCGCCGCCGCAACGCCCGCAATGGCAGCGCGGAAAACCCCGTCGGCGATCCCCTGTTTGACGCCCTGCGCGCCTGCCGCCGCGAACTGGCGCAGGAGCAGGGCGTGCCGCCCTATGTGATTTTCCACGATTCCACCTTGCGCGAAATGGCCGAGCAGCGCCCGGCAAGCCTCGCTGAACTCGGTCACATCAGCGGTATCGGCCAGCGTAAGCTCGACGCTTATGGCGACGCCTTCCTCGCCGCCATTCGCCCTTATCTCTGA
- the aroC gene encoding chorismate synthase, translating into MSFNTFGRVLRFSTWGESHGPAIGAVVDGCPPGLPLSEADIQPFLDKRKPGTSKFTTQRREPDEVRILSGLFEGRTTGTPISLMIENTDQRSKDYSDVAKAYRPGHADYAYDAKYGFRDYRGGGRSSARETASRVAAGAVARLVIPDVDIFAYVSEIGGDAIDYARFDAGEIDNNPFFCPDPEAAKRWEQLVDSARKDGSSLGAVVECVASGVPAGWGAPLYAKLDSELAAAMMSINAVKGVEIGDGFAAARLRGEDNADPMRPGNDGNPVFLANHAGGIAGGISTGQPVKLRVAFKPTSSILIPVETITREGDASDIITKGRHDPCVGIRGVPVVEAMMALVLADQKLLHRAQCGGD; encoded by the coding sequence ATGAGCTTCAACACATTCGGCCGCGTACTCCGCTTCTCCACCTGGGGCGAAAGCCATGGTCCCGCCATTGGCGCTGTCGTCGATGGCTGCCCTCCCGGACTGCCCCTGAGCGAGGCGGACATTCAGCCCTTCCTCGACAAGCGCAAGCCCGGCACCTCCAAATTCACCACCCAGCGCCGTGAGCCCGATGAGGTCCGCATCCTTTCGGGCCTGTTCGAAGGCCGCACCACCGGCACGCCGATCAGCCTGATGATCGAGAATACCGATCAGCGCTCAAAGGATTATTCGGACGTCGCCAAAGCCTATCGCCCCGGCCATGCCGACTATGCCTATGACGCGAAATACGGCTTTCGTGACTATCGCGGCGGCGGCCGCTCCTCCGCGCGGGAGACCGCCAGCCGGGTTGCCGCGGGCGCGGTCGCCCGGCTCGTCATCCCGGATGTCGATATCTTCGCCTATGTCAGCGAGATTGGCGGCGACGCGATCGACTATGCCCGTTTCGACGCGGGCGAGATCGACAATAATCCTTTCTTTTGCCCCGATCCGGAAGCCGCAAAGCGCTGGGAACAGTTGGTGGACAGCGCGCGCAAGGATGGCTCCTCGCTCGGTGCGGTCGTCGAATGCGTCGCCAGTGGCGTGCCCGCAGGCTGGGGCGCCCCCCTCTATGCCAAGCTCGACAGCGAACTCGCCGCCGCGATGATGAGCATCAATGCGGTCAAGGGCGTGGAAATCGGCGACGGCTTTGCCGCAGCACGGCTGCGGGGTGAGGATAATGCCGACCCGATGCGCCCCGGCAATGACGGCAATCCCGTCTTCCTCGCCAATCATGCAGGCGGCATTGCAGGGGGCATTTCCACCGGCCAGCCCGTCAAGCTGCGCGTCGCCTTCAAACCGACCAGCTCGATCCTGATCCCGGTCGAAACCATCACGCGGGAGGGCGATGCCTCCGACATCATCACCAAGGGCCGGCACGACCCCTGCGTCGGCATTCGCGGCGTCCCAGTTGTTGAAGCGATGATGGCGCTTGTCCTGGCAGACCAGAAATTGCTCCACCGTGCCCAATGCGGTGGCGACTAA
- a CDS encoding NAD(P)/FAD-dependent oxidoreductase, which translates to MPAASDPYDAIVLGAGGAGLMCAATAGQRGKRVLVIDHAEAAGKKILISGGGRCNFTNIHTAPDRYLSANPHFAKSALGRYTPLDFLTLVERHGIAWHEKTLGQLFCDQSARQIVAMLLAECDAGGVTIRLNHGITAVTHSDGQFTVAHGDKTAAAPALIIATGGPAIPKIGATGFAYDLARQFGLKVVEPRPALVPLTLGGEDLLFRSLSGVSTPVIARHGKTSFREAALLTHRGLSGPAILQISSYWRHGDSINIDFLPDAPSGWLTEAKRAKPRASISATLRAHLPDRLADALAERLALSGDLGNLPDRKLEDAQRRLAAWSFTPNGTEGFAKAEVTIGGISTTELSSQTMEARRVPGLYAIGEAADVTGWLGGYNFQWAWASGWAAAQAL; encoded by the coding sequence ATGCCCGCCGCGTCCGATCCTTATGACGCCATCGTCCTGGGCGCTGGCGGCGCTGGCCTCATGTGTGCCGCAACCGCTGGCCAGCGCGGCAAGCGCGTCCTCGTCATCGATCATGCCGAAGCGGCGGGGAAGAAGATCCTCATCTCCGGCGGTGGCCGTTGCAACTTCACCAACATCCACACCGCGCCAGACCGTTACCTGTCGGCCAATCCTCATTTCGCCAAGTCCGCCCTCGGCCGCTACACGCCGCTGGATTTCCTGACCCTCGTCGAACGGCACGGCATCGCCTGGCATGAAAAGACATTGGGTCAGCTCTTCTGCGATCAATCCGCGCGCCAGATCGTCGCCATGCTGCTCGCCGAGTGCGACGCTGGCGGCGTCACCATTCGCCTCAACCACGGCATCACCGCCGTCACCCATTCGGACGGCCAATTCACCGTGGCCCATGGCGACAAAACCGCCGCCGCGCCCGCGTTGATAATCGCCACTGGCGGCCCCGCCATTCCAAAGATCGGTGCGACGGGCTTCGCCTACGACCTCGCCCGCCAGTTCGGCCTCAAGGTCGTCGAGCCGCGCCCCGCGCTTGTCCCGCTGACCCTCGGCGGCGAAGACCTTCTCTTCCGCTCCCTCTCCGGCGTCTCGACGCCCGTCATAGCGCGCCATGGCAAGACCAGCTTCCGCGAAGCCGCGCTCCTCACCCATCGCGGCCTTTCCGGCCCGGCGATTCTGCAAATCTCGTCCTATTGGCGTCATGGCGACAGCATCAACATCGACTTCCTGCCGGACGCCCCCAGCGGTTGGCTGACGGAAGCGAAGCGCGCCAAGCCCCGCGCCTCGATATCGGCGACCCTGCGCGCCCATCTTCCCGACCGGCTGGCGGACGCCTTGGCCGAACGGCTGGCCCTATCCGGCGACCTCGGCAATCTCCCTGACCGAAAGCTCGAAGACGCCCAGCGCCGCCTCGCCGCCTGGTCATTCACCCCCAACGGCACCGAAGGTTTCGCCAAGGCCGAAGTCACCATCGGCGGCATATCCACCACCGAACTCTCCTCCCAGACGATGGAAGCCCGCCGCGTCCCCGGCCTCTACGCCATCGGCGAAGCCGCGGATGTCACCGGCTGGCTAGGCGGCTATAATTTCCAATGGGCCTGGGCCAGCGGCTGGGCGGCGGCGCAGGCGCTCTAA
- a CDS encoding metal/formaldehyde-sensitive transcriptional repressor: MHVVENRDKLLARVRRIAGQVAAIERQLSGEAGCSETLQLVASVRGAVGSLMEELIEQHMRDHVARPGLTDKEREAAAEEMLALIRRYGK; encoded by the coding sequence ATGCATGTGGTGGAAAACAGGGATAAGCTGCTCGCGCGGGTGCGGCGGATCGCCGGCCAGGTCGCCGCGATCGAGCGGCAATTGTCCGGCGAGGCGGGCTGTTCGGAGACATTGCAGCTTGTCGCATCCGTGCGCGGCGCGGTCGGCAGCTTGATGGAAGAACTGATCGAACAGCATATGCGCGACCATGTCGCCCGCCCCGGCCTGACCGACAAGGAACGAGAGGCGGCGGCGGAAGAGATGCTGGCGCTGATCCGCCGCTACGGAAAATGA
- the dmeF gene encoding CDF family Co(II)/Ni(II) efflux transporter DmeF: MTMHDHHHHAPSAVQAPFLGEDEEQHYFDHIYLSAGHDQNARRTLWVVWLTAATMVVEIVFGWITGSMALLADGFHMATHAGALAVAAAAYGYARRHARNPRFTFGTGKVGDLSGFASALLLGVTALFILIESVLRFFEPVSVKFGEATLVAVIGLAINLISAVLLGHDHSHNHHDHDHHHDHEHDHAHDHGHKHGHADNNLRAAYVHVLTDALTSVLAIAALLAGRYMGWWWLDPAVGILGSVVIARWAWGLMKDTASILLDTAEPALTKRIKGLVEAEGGTIRDLHVWRIGPHAHAAIISLAPGGDVAKVRQRVRALPRMEHVTVECG; encoded by the coding sequence ATGACTATGCACGACCATCATCACCACGCTCCATCGGCTGTCCAAGCCCCCTTCCTCGGCGAGGACGAGGAACAGCATTATTTCGACCATATCTACCTCAGCGCGGGCCATGACCAGAATGCCCGGCGCACGCTGTGGGTGGTGTGGCTGACCGCCGCCACGATGGTTGTGGAGATCGTCTTCGGCTGGATCACCGGATCGATGGCGCTGCTGGCGGATGGGTTCCACATGGCGACCCATGCAGGCGCCCTGGCGGTGGCGGCGGCCGCCTATGGCTATGCCCGCCGTCATGCCCGCAACCCGCGCTTTACCTTTGGCACGGGCAAGGTTGGCGACCTGTCGGGCTTTGCCTCCGCCCTTCTGCTCGGCGTAACCGCGCTGTTCATCCTGATCGAATCGGTGCTGCGCTTCTTCGAGCCGGTTTCGGTGAAATTTGGTGAGGCGACGCTGGTCGCTGTCATCGGCCTTGCCATCAATCTGATCAGCGCAGTGCTGCTGGGACATGATCATAGCCATAACCATCATGACCATGACCATCATCACGACCATGAGCATGATCACGCGCATGACCATGGCCACAAGCATGGCCATGCCGACAATAATCTGCGTGCGGCCTATGTGCATGTGCTGACCGACGCGCTGACATCCGTGCTTGCGATCGCCGCGCTGCTCGCGGGGCGCTATATGGGCTGGTGGTGGCTTGACCCGGCAGTCGGCATATTGGGGTCCGTGGTGATCGCGCGCTGGGCCTGGGGGCTGATGAAGGACACAGCGTCCATCCTGCTCGATACGGCCGAGCCCGCGCTGACGAAGCGGATCAAGGGTCTGGTCGAGGCGGAAGGCGGCACCATCCGCGACCTGCATGTCTGGCGGATCGGCCCGCATGCGCATGCCGCGATCATCAGCCTGGCGCCTGGCGGCGATGTCGCCAAGGTACGCCAGCGGGTCCGCGCGCTGCCGCGGATGGAGCATGTAACGGTGGAGTGCGGCTGA
- a CDS encoding DUF4160 domain-containing protein, which produces MVTVHRAAGFRFVIYVDDHAPAHIHAVGSGEAKIDISGDKPRLVWTHGLTRAEVRRAMTIVVEQQAMLLSRWRNIHG; this is translated from the coding sequence ATGGTCACGGTACACCGCGCGGCTGGGTTCCGCTTCGTCATCTATGTCGATGATCATGCGCCCGCCCACATCCACGCGGTAGGTTCGGGTGAAGCGAAGATCGACATCTCTGGCGATAAGCCTCGGCTTGTATGGACCCATGGCCTGACAAGGGCAGAGGTTCGCCGCGCGATGACGATCGTCGTGGAACAGCAGGCAATGCTCTTGTCGCGGTGGAGGAACATTCATGGCTGA
- a CDS encoding serine hydrolase domain-containing protein, producing MKLERKRVKQIGAAAAILSLMGAGALAVRAADPEPRYHVAADAGVNEEDLRAAIDPLFDGDEDVGETRALVVMHRGEIVAERYAPGFGPETKLLGWSMGKSVTAVLVGLMVADGRLALDSPVPVAAWSQQGDPRGRITLRQLLAMTSGLDHVEDEEPLAQADTVRMLFTDGAQDMSAFAEAKPLAHAPGSHFSYSTGSTLILTDLMARMLTNNADPDARRQAMQTFIDGRLKIPAGLKSLTAEYDAAGTMIGGSFLHMTARDYAQFGELLRNHGRGPNGHQIVPEKWVDFMRTPSRRNPAYGAHLWLNRESEESVLMPGDAPQSLFGCAGHGGQYILISPGQALTVVRIGMSPDKEQRAALKRRLAKLMRLFAA from the coding sequence ATGAAGCTCGAGCGGAAAAGGGTAAAGCAGATTGGCGCGGCGGCCGCCATTTTGTCATTGATGGGAGCCGGAGCGCTTGCCGTGCGCGCGGCCGATCCGGAACCGCGCTATCATGTGGCGGCGGACGCGGGCGTCAATGAGGAAGATTTGCGCGCGGCGATCGATCCGCTGTTCGATGGCGACGAGGATGTGGGCGAAACGCGGGCGCTGGTCGTCATGCACCGGGGCGAGATCGTGGCGGAGCGGTACGCGCCGGGATTTGGGCCGGAGACGAAGCTGCTCGGCTGGTCGATGGGCAAGAGCGTGACGGCGGTGCTAGTGGGGCTGATGGTCGCGGACGGTCGGCTGGCGCTCGATTCGCCGGTGCCGGTTGCGGCCTGGAGCCAGCAAGGCGATCCGCGCGGGCGGATCACGCTGCGGCAGTTACTCGCCATGACGTCAGGGCTCGACCATGTCGAGGATGAGGAGCCGTTGGCGCAGGCCGATACGGTGCGGATGCTGTTCACTGACGGCGCGCAGGATATGAGCGCCTTTGCCGAAGCCAAGCCGCTGGCCCATGCGCCGGGGTCGCATTTTTCCTATTCGACCGGCAGCACGCTCATCCTGACCGACCTGATGGCGCGGATGCTGACCAACAACGCCGATCCCGATGCGCGGCGGCAGGCGATGCAGACCTTCATTGACGGACGGCTGAAGATTCCGGCGGGGCTGAAGAGCCTGACGGCTGAATATGACGCGGCAGGCACGATGATCGGCGGCAGCTTCCTGCATATGACGGCGCGGGATTATGCGCAGTTCGGCGAATTGCTACGCAATCATGGGCGCGGGCCCAACGGGCATCAGATCGTGCCGGAAAAATGGGTCGATTTCATGCGCACGCCTTCCCGGCGCAATCCTGCCTATGGCGCGCATCTCTGGCTCAACCGGGAGAGCGAAGAGAGCGTGCTGATGCCGGGCGACGCCCCGCAGAGCCTGTTCGGCTGCGCGGGGCATGGCGGGCAATATATACTTATCTCGCCCGGGCAGGCGCTGACGGTAGTGCGGATCGGTATGTCGCCGGACAAGGAACAGCGCGCGGCGCTGAAACGCAGGCTGGCAAAGCTGATGCGGCTTTTTGCCGCCTAG